The Marinifilum sp. JC120 genome window below encodes:
- a CDS encoding ATP-binding cassette domain-containing protein, with amino-acid sequence MPKGGKYSYLKNKHLIRRCLSYFGPYKFKIFISFVSMIIVAAATGATAYLIQPAMDDIFINKDREALMMVPIAFVAVMLIKGVFRFLQTYLMNSTGLLVLEQLRNDLFHKIICLPMNFFEESQVGMLMSRILNDVIEIRASLPSFIMMIREAFTIICLIGLVFYRDPYLAAFAVLVLPLAIFPFFYFGRKLRKLGRKNQSKISDINSLLQESFSGVKVIKAFANENIETGRFKKENGRLVRIAIKEILNSELSSRIMEIVGAFGIGLVLWYGGVQVIDGHSTPGTFFSFIAALVMLYDPIKKMNTSNIAIQRALAGAERVFEILDSPKINVEQGGVTELEQDFKKLEIKNLTFSYPSSEAPVLDNINLDVKAGQKIAIVGPSGSGKTTLVNLIPRFYDAKQGVIKINGRQVSDYSLKSLRLNIGMVSQETFLFNATVRDNIAYVSQDADLESVHQSAKNAFAHEFIEKLPEGYETMVGERGVRLSGGQKQRLTIARALLKNPPLLILDEATSALDTEAERIVQLALENLMKDRTSIVIAHRLSTVLSADVIVVMEKGKIVSKGSHKELLKRCPLYIKLYNMQFQDNS; translated from the coding sequence TTGCCTAAAGGCGGAAAATACAGCTATCTGAAAAATAAACATCTCATTAGGAGATGTCTTTCATATTTCGGGCCCTATAAGTTCAAAATATTTATTTCTTTTGTCTCCATGATAATCGTTGCAGCCGCAACCGGCGCAACTGCTTATCTAATCCAGCCAGCCATGGATGATATATTTATCAACAAAGATCGCGAGGCACTTATGATGGTGCCCATAGCCTTTGTTGCAGTCATGCTGATTAAGGGTGTGTTCAGATTTTTACAGACCTACCTGATGAACAGTACCGGATTATTGGTACTGGAGCAGCTCAGAAATGATCTTTTTCATAAGATCATTTGTTTGCCCATGAATTTCTTTGAAGAAAGTCAGGTGGGCATGCTTATGTCCCGTATATTGAACGATGTTATTGAGATTCGGGCCAGCCTACCTTCTTTTATTATGATGATCCGTGAGGCCTTCACTATTATCTGCCTGATCGGGCTGGTTTTCTATCGTGATCCTTACCTTGCTGCTTTTGCAGTACTTGTGCTGCCGTTGGCAATTTTTCCGTTTTTCTATTTCGGTAGAAAACTGCGTAAGCTGGGCCGTAAGAACCAAAGCAAAATTTCCGACATCAACTCTCTGTTGCAGGAAAGTTTTAGTGGAGTGAAGGTCATTAAGGCTTTTGCCAACGAAAATATTGAGACAGGAAGATTTAAAAAGGAAAACGGCCGCTTGGTCAGAATTGCCATTAAAGAGATTCTGAACAGTGAACTTTCCTCCCGAATCATGGAAATTGTAGGTGCTTTCGGAATCGGCCTTGTGCTTTGGTATGGCGGGGTACAGGTTATTGACGGGCATTCCACACCGGGAACTTTCTTTTCATTCATTGCCGCACTGGTCATGCTCTATGATCCCATCAAAAAGATGAACACCTCAAATATTGCCATCCAGCGCGCACTTGCCGGGGCGGAGAGGGTCTTTGAAATTCTGGATTCGCCGAAGATAAATGTAGAGCAGGGCGGTGTGACTGAACTGGAACAGGATTTTAAAAAACTGGAAATTAAAAATCTGACCTTCAGCTATCCCTCTTCCGAAGCACCTGTGCTGGATAACATCAATCTTGATGTTAAAGCCGGACAGAAGATCGCTATTGTCGGCCCTAGCGGATCGGGTAAGACCACCTTGGTTAATCTGATTCCCCGTTTCTACGATGCCAAGCAGGGTGTGATTAAGATTAACGGCAGGCAGGTTAGTGACTACAGCTTGAAGTCCCTGCGTTTGAATATCGGTATGGTTTCGCAGGAAACCTTCCTTTTTAATGCTACCGTGCGTGATAATATCGCCTACGTGAGTCAGGACGCAGATCTTGAAAGTGTCCATCAGAGCGCCAAGAATGCTTTTGCTCACGAGTTTATCGAAAAATTGCCTGAAGGTTATGAAACCATGGTCGGCGAGCGTGGAGTGAGGCTTTCCGGTGGGCAGAAACAGCGTTTGACTATTGCCCGCGCATTGCTCAAGAACCCGCCCTTGCTTATCCTTGATGAGGCTACCAGTGCCCTTGATACTGAAGCTGAACGCATTGTGCAACTGGCCCTTGAAAACCTCATGAAGGACAGGACCAGTATTGTTATTGCGCACAGACTTTCCACCGTGCTGTCCGCTGATGTGATTGTTGTTATGGAAAAAGGTAAAATTGTCTCCAAGGGTAGTCACAAGGAACTTCTGAAAAGATGTCCGCTGTACATAAAACTTTACAACATGCAGTTTCAGGATAATTCATAG
- the lolA gene encoding outer membrane lipoprotein carrier protein LolA, which produces MRFRILILVVSVLLSFSSVAVADKLTAEIQKTYDSIKTFSADFTQTLTNAASKEQDIRSGKIIFKQPSLLRWESVKPEPELLIVGESIVWDYFPEDKLALKYRTKQLFNSKTMIKFISGQAKLEEDFVVENQGDDNGLIKLKLLPLEPETGMVLAFAWIDPDRKMMSKILVVDFYGNGNEVAMSNIEIDPDVDDSMFQFIPPKGVDVEDNTQIK; this is translated from the coding sequence ATGCGATTCAGGATTTTAATACTTGTTGTCTCGGTCCTGCTTTCTTTCAGCTCCGTAGCGGTTGCTGATAAACTTACTGCCGAGATTCAGAAAACATACGATTCAATTAAAACTTTCAGTGCGGATTTTACCCAGACTTTAACTAATGCCGCAAGTAAGGAACAGGATATCCGTTCCGGTAAAATTATTTTCAAGCAGCCTTCATTGCTGCGCTGGGAATCAGTTAAGCCGGAACCGGAACTGCTTATCGTGGGTGAATCCATTGTCTGGGATTATTTTCCTGAAGACAAATTGGCTCTTAAATACCGCACCAAGCAGCTTTTCAATTCTAAAACCATGATCAAATTCATTTCCGGGCAGGCTAAACTCGAAGAGGATTTTGTGGTTGAAAATCAGGGTGACGACAACGGGCTGATTAAGCTTAAGTTGCTTCCTCTTGAGCCTGAAACCGGTATGGTGTTGGCTTTCGCATGGATTGATCCCGATCGTAAAATGATGAGCAAGATTCTGGTGGTAGATTTTTACGGCAACGGTAATGAGGTTGCCATGAGCAACATTGAGATTGATCCTGATGTGGATGATTCAATGTTCCAGTTCATCCCGCCGAAAGGTGTGGATGTGGAAGACAATACGCAAATTAAGTAG
- a CDS encoding 3-dehydroquinate dehydratase has translation MKTFLILNGPNLGYVGKRQPEIYGSDKIEDIPEHLKTLMGDKADEIKLEFFQSNSEGALIDRLEKAREDGVAGVAFNAGAYTHTSLALADCLAWIEVPCVEVHISNIWARTEDPVRQQSFMGKQCIGVIAGFGIMSYALAVQALFSHVAAD, from the coding sequence ATGAAAACTTTCCTGATCCTGAACGGGCCGAATCTCGGATACGTGGGCAAGCGTCAGCCTGAGATTTATGGTTCCGATAAAATTGAAGATATTCCCGAACATCTCAAAACCCTCATGGGCGACAAGGCTGACGAGATCAAGCTGGAGTTCTTTCAGTCCAATTCCGAGGGAGCGTTGATCGACAGGCTGGAAAAAGCCCGTGAAGACGGGGTTGCCGGAGTGGCTTTCAATGCCGGAGCATACACCCATACCAGTCTTGCTCTGGCGGATTGCCTTGCGTGGATTGAAGTTCCCTGTGTGGAAGTTCATATCAGCAATATCTGGGCGCGCACCGAAGATCCTGTTCGCCAGCAAAGTTTTATGGGAAAACAGTGCATTGGAGTAATTGCCGGATTCGGAATAATGAGCTATGCCTTGGCCGTTCAAGCATTGTTTTCGCATGTGGCAGCTGATTAG
- the efp gene encoding elongation factor P codes for MISTKDFRNGLKVEIDGKPYEIVEFQHFKPGKGGAFVRTKLKNMFTGRVTDQTFRSGEKVKKPDMASKDMQFLYKDGTDYILMDLESYEQMNVSADVIGGSGGFLKEGETNKALLYNGDVIGIELPASVILVVSQTDPGVQGDRVSNATKPATLETGLGVNVPLFINEGDKIKVDTRSSEYLGREK; via the coding sequence ATGATTTCTACTAAAGATTTTAGAAACGGACTTAAAGTTGAGATTGATGGTAAACCTTACGAAATCGTTGAATTTCAGCATTTTAAACCTGGAAAGGGCGGCGCATTTGTTCGCACTAAGCTGAAAAATATGTTTACCGGTCGTGTTACTGACCAGACTTTCCGTTCCGGTGAAAAAGTGAAAAAACCGGACATGGCTAGCAAAGACATGCAGTTCCTCTACAAGGACGGCACTGACTATATCCTTATGGATCTTGAGTCTTATGAGCAGATGAACGTTTCTGCTGATGTTATCGGTGGTTCCGGTGGGTTTCTTAAAGAAGGAGAAACCAACAAGGCTCTGCTTTATAACGGAGATGTTATTGGTATTGAATTGCCTGCTTCCGTAATTCTTGTTGTTTCTCAGACCGATCCCGGCGTGCAGGGTGACCGCGTAAGTAACGCAACCAAGCCCGCTACTCTCGAAACCGGTCTGGGCGTTAACGTACCTCTGTTCATTAATGAAGGGGACAAGATTAAGGTTGATACTCGTTCCAGCGAATATCTCGGTCGTGAAAAGTAA
- a CDS encoding LptF/LptG family permease: MIRRLLPGYLASYVLKQNLFLMCVCLGVGTGIYLLSDLFDRLDDFIEAGLGMGTILKYFLVKMPLIFSQILPAVFLISMIVQLCVMARNKELLALRTGGLSLLWFLKFFVIYAVIWSFGQLLFSQVIGVYGEQEAYRIWKEDVRKSMLDKRVLKNIWLKEGNFVVEAKEVMPFGNRAKGITVYEFADDNSGIQRVITSESAEVSSKYGWKLENAVELSPDRFASRKHPMFTMPIKLNLNVFKVVDPDIDPAQLPLWQLDQVIEQLKLSGSNVDRLITAWHSKWAYAFSLLTMALVSLALVTISENVYLNIGLGLGLIFAYYALFMVGASAGDSGAMPPIIAAWFGNIFISSLALGRIAWVFVPEHFGKYITKFKTS, encoded by the coding sequence ATGATCCGCAGACTTCTTCCCGGATATCTCGCATCGTATGTTCTGAAGCAGAATCTCTTCCTCATGTGCGTCTGCCTCGGGGTCGGAACGGGTATTTATTTGCTCTCAGACCTTTTTGACCGTCTGGATGACTTTATTGAAGCTGGGCTGGGCATGGGTACCATACTCAAGTATTTTCTGGTTAAGATGCCGCTCATCTTTTCCCAGATTCTGCCTGCGGTTTTTCTGATTTCCATGATCGTACAGCTTTGTGTCATGGCTCGGAATAAGGAGCTTTTGGCCCTGCGGACAGGTGGGCTATCCCTCCTCTGGTTCCTTAAATTCTTTGTTATTTATGCCGTAATCTGGTCTTTTGGACAGCTGCTATTTTCTCAGGTTATCGGGGTTTACGGTGAGCAGGAAGCTTACCGCATTTGGAAAGAGGATGTGCGCAAAAGCATGCTTGATAAACGGGTGCTGAAAAACATCTGGCTCAAGGAAGGCAATTTCGTGGTCGAGGCCAAGGAAGTCATGCCTTTTGGTAACCGAGCCAAGGGCATAACCGTGTATGAATTCGCTGATGATAACAGTGGAATCCAGCGGGTGATAACTTCTGAAAGTGCCGAGGTCAGCAGTAAATACGGTTGGAAGCTTGAAAATGCAGTTGAGTTAAGCCCGGATCGTTTTGCTTCTCGTAAGCACCCGATGTTCACTATGCCCATTAAGCTTAATCTCAATGTTTTTAAGGTAGTAGATCCTGATATAGACCCCGCCCAGCTACCGCTATGGCAACTGGATCAGGTTATCGAGCAGCTTAAGCTTTCCGGCTCCAATGTAGACCGTCTGATTACCGCATGGCATTCTAAGTGGGCCTATGCTTTTTCCCTTTTGACCATGGCTCTTGTTTCGTTGGCATTGGTCACTATTTCTGAGAATGTTTACCTGAATATTGGGCTTGGATTAGGTTTGATTTTTGCCTACTACGCGCTGTTCATGGTTGGTGCCTCAGCGGGGGATAGCGGGGCTATGCCGCCAATTATTGCCGCATGGTTCGGTAATATTTTTATCAGTTCCCTTGCGCTGGGAAGGATTGCTTGGGTCTTTGTGCCTGAGCATTTCGGCAAGTATATTACCAAGTTCAAAACTAGTTAA
- a CDS encoding YihA family ribosome biogenesis GTP-binding protein has translation MDNTLTLIKTVYEINQLEEFAAPQIILAGRSNVGKSSLINCLASRKKLAKISSTPGKTRSLNYYEVDPHGYFIVDLPGYGYARCSKTERAKWAKLIDNYLMDNAYVAAAAVLLDSRHNPQQNDLDLISYFQHCNIPIIPIMTKADKAKQKDRSKIQNKWEEILKVKPICVSSKTGMNRTRLWNLLDVTAIPELAYTEEENEAE, from the coding sequence ATGGATAATACACTTACGTTAATTAAAACTGTTTACGAGATCAATCAGCTTGAGGAATTTGCAGCTCCGCAAATCATTCTGGCCGGACGTTCCAATGTTGGTAAATCCTCGCTGATCAACTGCCTTGCGAGCAGAAAAAAGCTGGCAAAAATCAGTTCCACCCCCGGTAAAACCCGCAGCCTTAACTACTATGAAGTAGATCCTCACGGCTACTTTATTGTTGACCTGCCCGGTTACGGGTACGCACGCTGCTCAAAGACCGAGCGCGCTAAATGGGCTAAGCTCATCGACAACTACCTGATGGACAATGCGTACGTTGCAGCGGCAGCAGTACTGCTGGATAGCCGTCACAATCCACAGCAAAATGATTTGGATCTCATTTCATATTTCCAACACTGCAATATTCCCATTATTCCGATCATGACCAAGGCGGATAAAGCCAAGCAGAAGGACCGTTCCAAGATCCAAAACAAATGGGAAGAAATCCTCAAGGTCAAGCCGATCTGCGTTTCCAGTAAAACCGGCATGAACCGCACCAGGCTCTGGAACCTGCTGGATGTTACCGCAATTCCTGAGTTAGCATATACGGAAGAAGAAAACGAAGCGGAATAA
- a CDS encoding rRNA pseudouridine synthase, whose protein sequence is MTDKKTIRLNKYIASAGISSRRGADELVQKGKVTINGKTADSPGIQVDPETDIVEVSGKPIQNDQKADDLYIMLHKTVETVTTARDPQGRKTIMDLLPSGIVKRRVFSVGRLDFYSEGMLLMTTDGELCNRMTHPKWHLPKVYHVTIRGKLSEREMSIMEAGMFLEDGDELLAPVQIKAISKVGETTKYEMVLHQGINRQIRRMFDEYNKTILRLKRVRQGRVELGDLKPGEWRELSAKELALLKKDLKIK, encoded by the coding sequence ATGACCGACAAAAAAACTATCAGATTAAATAAATATATTGCTTCCGCAGGGATTTCTTCACGGCGTGGAGCCGACGAACTTGTCCAAAAAGGCAAAGTTACAATCAACGGTAAAACCGCTGACTCTCCCGGAATTCAGGTAGATCCTGAAACAGACATAGTCGAAGTGAGCGGCAAACCTATACAGAATGATCAAAAAGCAGATGATCTTTACATCATGCTGCACAAAACCGTTGAAACAGTGACTACAGCCAGAGATCCGCAAGGCCGAAAAACTATTATGGATCTGCTGCCGTCAGGAATTGTCAAACGCCGTGTCTTTTCCGTAGGAAGACTTGATTTCTACTCTGAAGGAATGCTTTTGATGACCACGGACGGTGAGCTTTGCAACCGCATGACCCATCCCAAATGGCACCTGCCCAAAGTTTATCACGTAACAATTCGTGGTAAACTTTCTGAACGGGAAATGTCCATTATGGAAGCCGGAATGTTCCTTGAAGACGGAGACGAACTACTCGCTCCGGTACAAATTAAAGCCATTAGTAAAGTAGGTGAAACCACCAAATACGAAATGGTTCTTCACCAAGGGATTAACCGTCAGATCAGACGCATGTTTGATGAATACAATAAAACTATCCTGCGCCTGAAAAGAGTCCGTCAGGGCCGCGTGGAACTGGGCGATCTCAAGCCCGGTGAATGGCGCGAACTAAGCGCAAAAGAACTGGCTTTGCTTAAAAAAGATTTGAAGATAAAATAG
- the yedF gene encoding sulfurtransferase-like selenium metabolism protein YedF, producing the protein MSVKIDCKGLPCPQPVIKCKNAIESENPAKIKITVDNEAAKENVSRFMTTKGYEVSVKEKDNLFVIKGKKDVTSESPAECEVCQVMNDDEIANVGSKTLVFLNSEFLGSGDDKLGASLMFNFISTLPELDGSLWRIIMVNGAVKLATEGSKCLEKLQQLEKDGVSILVCGTCLDHFDLLSKKQVGETTNMLDVVTSMQLASKVIKA; encoded by the coding sequence ATGTCAGTTAAAATAGATTGTAAAGGGTTGCCCTGCCCGCAGCCAGTGATCAAATGCAAAAACGCTATTGAATCCGAGAATCCCGCCAAAATCAAAATCACAGTAGATAACGAGGCGGCCAAAGAAAATGTATCCCGGTTCATGACTACCAAGGGATATGAAGTGAGCGTCAAAGAAAAGGATAATCTTTTCGTGATTAAAGGAAAAAAAGATGTCACTTCTGAATCTCCCGCTGAGTGCGAAGTCTGTCAGGTCATGAACGACGATGAAATCGCTAACGTAGGCAGCAAAACTCTCGTATTCCTGAACAGTGAATTCCTTGGCAGCGGTGATGATAAGCTGGGTGCCAGCCTGATGTTCAATTTTATTTCCACTCTGCCTGAACTTGATGGTTCCCTGTGGCGGATCATCATGGTCAACGGTGCGGTCAAGCTTGCAACTGAAGGTAGCAAGTGCCTTGAGAAGCTTCAGCAGCTTGAAAAAGATGGAGTTTCTATCCTTGTATGTGGAACCTGTCTTGATCATTTCGACCTGCTAAGCAAAAAGCAAGTAGGTGAAACAACAAACATGCTCGACGTAGTCACCAGCATGCAGCTTGCCAGCAAAGTAATTAAAGCTTAA
- the lptF gene encoding LPS export ABC transporter permease LptF — protein MKLLHRNIFKELISIFALSISGFMGLILIGRLLQFRDLFMGQSLGIFEIAKLFMYLCPFFLLMLTPIATMLSIFLTFLRMNADNEITALKSGGLSLYKLLPAPIIFCLLCTGADFYFSIYGLSWGTENFRNALMEFARTQSQLAIQPGVFNKNFPGLVFYADGVDEESGIMRSVFVRDNTRKGMTATIVAPLGEIRTDLKMGRLLIHLENGRIYQQENEQLSVLKFKNYDVRIPLANILKGYDVDELRPKEMSWEKLVRISRGGDRAGEIDPGFFRKVQVEVQKRLALPVACLVLGMFAVPIACIFRGLKQQYGLIISMGLFLVYYTMLSLGVTFGESGVLTPVVGLWLPNITFAVISVVLLKMAVMEHSFSVRIPFLKKIRRKEA, from the coding sequence TTGAAGCTTCTTCATCGCAATATTTTTAAAGAACTCATATCCATATTTGCTCTGAGTATTTCAGGGTTCATGGGGTTGATCCTCATTGGCAGGCTGCTCCAATTCAGAGATCTGTTCATGGGCCAGAGTCTTGGCATATTTGAAATAGCCAAGCTGTTCATGTACCTGTGTCCATTTTTTCTGCTTATGCTCACCCCTATTGCGACTATGCTTTCGATCTTCCTTACCTTTCTGAGGATGAATGCTGATAATGAGATCACCGCGTTAAAATCCGGTGGGCTGAGCCTATACAAGTTACTGCCTGCGCCGATTATCTTTTGTCTGCTCTGCACCGGGGCGGATTTTTATTTTTCTATTTACGGCCTTTCATGGGGTACGGAAAATTTCCGTAACGCACTCATGGAGTTTGCCCGTACCCAGAGTCAGCTGGCAATTCAGCCCGGAGTTTTTAACAAGAATTTTCCGGGACTGGTCTTCTATGCTGACGGAGTGGACGAAGAAAGCGGGATTATGCGTTCTGTTTTTGTGCGCGATAACACCCGAAAAGGCATGACTGCTACTATCGTGGCTCCGCTGGGCGAAATTCGTACTGATCTTAAAATGGGGCGTCTGCTCATTCATCTGGAAAATGGCCGTATTTATCAGCAGGAGAATGAGCAATTAAGCGTACTTAAATTCAAAAACTATGACGTGCGCATCCCTCTTGCCAATATTCTGAAAGGATATGACGTTGATGAGCTGCGTCCCAAAGAGATGTCTTGGGAGAAGCTTGTTCGTATCAGCCGGGGTGGAGATCGCGCCGGTGAAATCGACCCCGGTTTCTTTAGAAAAGTTCAAGTAGAGGTTCAAAAAAGGCTGGCCCTGCCTGTGGCTTGCTTGGTACTTGGCATGTTTGCAGTGCCTATTGCTTGTATTTTCAGGGGGCTCAAGCAGCAGTATGGCTTGATAATTTCCATGGGGCTTTTTCTCGTATATTACACCATGCTTTCCCTTGGCGTTACTTTCGGGGAGAGCGGCGTGCTAACACCTGTGGTCGGCCTCTGGTTACCAAATATAACATTCGCAGTGATTTCAGTGGTTCTGCTTAAGATGGCGGTTATGGAGCATTCATTCAGTGTCAGGATTCCGTTCCTGAAAAAAATCAGGAGGAAGGAAGCATGA
- a CDS encoding L-2-amino-thiazoline-4-carboxylic acid hydrolase: MKVQPVSQISRRLIEAELYGELYKTMTEQFGKEKALQVITENLQKSARKSGQAFAASVDAPNLEHFSTVVEIWKKGNAIEVSNISINDNELTVKVSRCRYQESYREMGLSEELCTLLSCSRDEPFAKGYSDKLSMVRETTLAEGGDCCPFKFVWK; encoded by the coding sequence ATGAAAGTACAACCTGTATCACAAATTTCCCGCCGCCTGATTGAAGCCGAGCTGTACGGCGAACTTTATAAAACCATGACCGAACAATTCGGCAAAGAAAAAGCCCTGCAAGTCATAACCGAAAACCTGCAAAAATCGGCCCGCAAGTCCGGCCAAGCATTTGCCGCATCCGTAGATGCGCCGAATCTTGAACATTTCTCAACAGTCGTCGAAATATGGAAGAAAGGTAACGCCATCGAAGTTTCGAATATTTCCATCAACGACAATGAACTGACAGTAAAAGTTAGCCGCTGCCGTTATCAGGAATCATATCGCGAAATGGGGTTATCCGAAGAACTCTGCACCCTGCTCTCCTGTTCCCGTGATGAGCCTTTTGCAAAAGGCTACAGCGACAAGCTAAGCATGGTCCGCGAAACAACACTAGCCGAAGGCGGAGACTGTTGTCCTTTTAAATTTGTTTGGAAATAG
- a CDS encoding DNA translocase FtsK, with protein MSGMFWIFLAVFLFISMYSYHPGDPTLNQAVSDSWKVKNLIGPVGSYASGVLVDFLGLGSWLVPFYFLFLGIASFFSALRQPWWRWIGLVLLYVCLLAWSSHPWLVQFQKSLVIHEGGFIGGLLSKWSFKYLKPVGAFLFWMFMTLAGIQLTLNLSWAAIGKRIRSLFTDFWLKNKERVGRKAKRMKAEQKIKRAERKKAKAEAKARKEAEEETPESVDVEEEGDVLVLKPFGDKPVKKDKPKAKPKKPKAKKIDTSTDFPALDFLAEPKVAGVQFDPKDLEEKTEALKVCLKDFNIDGEVQNVIPGPVVTMFEFRPAPGVKVSKIANLTDDIALALKATAVRIEAPIPGKDSVGIEIPNDNRQTVYLREIFEHSCFIKSKSALTMALGKDIQGEPVSADLAKMPHLLVAGATGAGKSVCLNGLLLSMLYKAGPEELKLLLIDPKRIELAVYASLPHLVHPVVTDMALAKSALEWAVFEMDKRYENMARLGVRNIASYNEKLAKSADDLPEELEDLEPMPYLVIIVDELADLMLTAGKDVEISIVRLAQLARAAGIHIILATQRPSVDVVTGLIKANFPTRISFQVTSKHDSRTILDMIGAEKLLGRGDMLFKPSGSKLRRLHGALVEDDEIKGVVDFWKKKYPQDFELDFSDWKESGSSGPGAGSMPGESDDPVYNEAVQFVLEQGKASISLLQRRFRIGFNRAARFIEQMEQDGILGPQDGSKPRIVLITKD; from the coding sequence ATTTCCGGCATGTTCTGGATTTTTTTAGCCGTATTTCTTTTTATAAGCATGTACTCGTACCATCCCGGTGACCCGACCCTTAATCAGGCTGTCAGTGACAGCTGGAAAGTTAAGAATCTGATCGGACCTGTCGGATCATATGCATCCGGGGTTCTGGTTGATTTTCTAGGCCTCGGCTCTTGGCTGGTTCCTTTCTATTTTCTTTTTCTTGGTATTGCTTCATTTTTTTCTGCACTTAGGCAACCATGGTGGCGCTGGATAGGCTTGGTTCTGCTTTATGTCTGTCTGCTGGCTTGGTCTTCACATCCGTGGCTGGTGCAATTTCAGAAGTCCCTTGTTATTCATGAAGGCGGCTTTATCGGCGGCCTTCTTTCAAAGTGGTCTTTCAAATATCTCAAGCCTGTGGGGGCATTCCTTTTCTGGATGTTCATGACCCTTGCCGGAATTCAGCTGACCCTTAATCTCAGTTGGGCTGCCATCGGCAAGAGAATTCGTTCCCTGTTTACTGATTTTTGGCTCAAGAACAAGGAACGAGTAGGCCGCAAAGCCAAGCGCATGAAGGCCGAACAGAAAATCAAACGTGCCGAACGCAAAAAGGCCAAGGCTGAAGCTAAAGCCCGCAAAGAAGCTGAAGAAGAGACTCCTGAATCTGTTGATGTTGAAGAAGAGGGCGACGTTCTCGTACTCAAGCCTTTTGGCGACAAGCCAGTTAAAAAAGATAAACCTAAAGCCAAGCCCAAGAAGCCCAAAGCTAAAAAGATAGATACCAGTACGGATTTTCCGGCTCTTGATTTTCTTGCCGAGCCTAAGGTTGCCGGGGTTCAGTTTGATCCCAAGGATCTTGAAGAGAAGACAGAAGCCTTAAAGGTCTGCTTGAAGGATTTCAATATTGACGGAGAGGTTCAGAATGTTATCCCCGGTCCGGTGGTAACCATGTTTGAATTCCGTCCCGCACCGGGTGTGAAAGTCAGCAAGATTGCCAACCTTACTGATGACATTGCCCTCGCTTTAAAAGCCACTGCGGTACGTATTGAAGCTCCCATTCCGGGCAAAGATTCAGTTGGTATTGAGATTCCCAACGATAACAGGCAGACAGTTTATCTGCGTGAAATTTTCGAGCACAGTTGTTTTATCAAGTCCAAGTCCGCACTGACTATGGCACTCGGTAAAGATATTCAGGGAGAGCCTGTTTCAGCCGACCTCGCCAAGATGCCTCACCTGCTTGTTGCAGGGGCTACCGGGGCCGGTAAGAGTGTTTGCTTGAACGGTTTGCTCCTGTCCATGCTCTACAAGGCCGGGCCTGAAGAACTTAAGCTGCTGCTTATTGATCCCAAGCGTATTGAATTGGCTGTATATGCCAGCCTGCCGCATCTTGTGCATCCTGTGGTCACTGACATGGCTCTTGCCAAGTCCGCGCTTGAGTGGGCTGTTTTTGAGATGGACAAGCGTTACGAAAACATGGCCCGTCTTGGTGTACGTAATATCGCCAGCTACAATGAAAAGCTTGCTAAGTCCGCTGACGATCTTCCTGAAGAGTTGGAAGATCTTGAACCTATGCCTTACCTTGTCATCATCGTTGACGAGTTGGCTGACCTTATGCTCACTGCCGGAAAGGATGTGGAGATCAGCATTGTGCGTCTGGCGCAGCTGGCCCGTGCTGCCGGGATTCATATTATCCTCGCCACTCAGCGTCCATCGGTTGATGTTGTAACCGGACTTATCAAGGCCAACTTCCCGACCCGTATTTCATTTCAGGTTACCTCCAAGCATGATTCACGTACCATTCTTGATATGATCGGTGCGGAAAAATTGCTCGGACGCGGTGACATGCTTTTCAAGCCCAGCGGCTCCAAACTACGCAGGCTGCATGGTGCACTCGTTGAAGATGATGAGATTAAGGGCGTAGTAGATTTTTGGAAGAAGAAATATCCGCAGGATTTCGAGCTTGATTTCAGCGATTGGAAAGAATCAGGATCATCCGGACCCGGTGCAGGAAGCATGCCCGGTGAATCAGATGACCCCGTCTACAACGAGGCCGTACAATTTGTTCTGGAGCAGGGCAAGGCCTCCATTTCGCTCTTGCAGCGTCGGTTCCGCATCGGCTTTAACCGTGCTGCTCGTTTTATTGAGCAGATGGAGCAGGATGGAATTCTCGGCCCACAAGACGGCAGCAAGCCACGTATCGTTTTAATTACTAAAGATTAA